A genomic segment from Fusarium keratoplasticum isolate Fu6.1 chromosome 10, whole genome shotgun sequence encodes:
- a CDS encoding Response regulatory domain-containing protein, with translation MSNNPSSTGVEPDDTAPSQQPPLGSTSQPQSSPSGHQQPETSPPSSGELKYLIVEDNMVNRKVMEKLLGKLGIEGQFHMTTNGQEGIDAYKKNPQQCRLIFMDISMPIKGGMEASKEIRDYEREHGLSPAVIVGMHPRMVVTKQFDSQVERFKNEFGMDGAIEKPVRTDALKSVIEKWPV, from the coding sequence ATGAGCAACAATCCATCCAGCACCGGCGTGGAACCCGATGACACAGCCCCTTCGCAGCAGCCTCCATTGGGGTCCACCAGCCAACCGCAGTCATCTCCAAGCGGACATCAGCAGCCCGaaacctctcctccatccagTGGAGAGCTCAAGTACCTCATCGTCGAAGACAACATGGTAAACAGAAAGGTCATGGAGAAGCTGTTGGGCAAGCTGGGGATAGAGGGGCAATTCCATATGACTACAaacggccaagaaggcatcGACGCCTACAAGAAGAATCCGCAGCAGTGCAGATTAATCTTTATGGACATATCCATGCCCATCAAGGGCGGCATGGAGGCGTCCAAGGAGATTCGGGACTACGAGCGTGAACATGGCCTTTCTCCTGCTGTCATCGTGGGCATGCACCCGCGGATGGTCGTCACTAAACAATTTGACAGTCAGGTTGAGAGATTCAAGAATGAgtttgggatggatggggcaATTGAGAAGCCTGTTCGTACGGATGCACTCAAGTCTGTTATTGAGAAGTGGCCTGTATGA
- a CDS encoding DUF4440 domain-containing protein yields the protein MRLVVESVLLNFTNKGDLTYQLSIDLLSVQQPSTNMSSDIGQITAALHAYGAALKSGNVDQAVNLYTSDGVILPPHFTASAGTKALHEAYTRIFSSIELDPTFHIDEIVVMSPEWAFARTTASGTKTMKATQESEPHSNQELFIMKKEDGEWKIARYAFSTMKPLIQNGVRRS from the exons ATGCGTTTAGTTGTCGAAAGTGTCCTGCTAAACTTCACCAACAAAGGAGATTTAACCTACCAGCTCAGCATAGATTTACTCTCAGTACAACAGCCATCGACGAATA TGTCTTCTGATATTGGACAAATCACCGCTGCTCTACACGCCTACGGCGCAGCCCTCAAGAGCGGCAACGTAGACCAAGCCGTCAACCTCTACACATCAGACGGCGTCATCCTCCCACCACACTTTACCGCCAGCGCCGGCACCAAAGCTCTCCACGAAGCCTACACACGTATTTTCAGCAGCATTGAGCTCGACCCCACGTTCCACATCGACGAGATAGTCGTCATGTCACCAGAGTGGGCGTTTGCGAGGACGACAGCCTCGGGGACAAAGACCATGAAGGCTACGCAGGAGTCGGAGCCGCATTCTAATCAGGAGCTGTTTATtatgaagaaggaggatgggGAGTGGAAGATTGCCAGGTACGCGTTTTCGACTATGAAGCCGCTGATTCAAAATGGGGTTCGGAGGAGTTGA
- a CDS encoding 2EXR domain-containing protein, producing the protein MDGTFHCFSDLPWELRDMIWNFALRPSVPGVHIFKLYNSKTDDGVHKNINVSNPYDYITLRLAAPQSNKSSITRNRNNPSTYLIDGGLWTACKESRLVMNRKFNCHKWKSSFENGILLRSEIIETRMDMPETSYFVCRNGNAHFFTVFPHKDLFILRPQNLETISWDKFHLDIDLGSYMRDFGGLQNIALEYNPEWGYDIEDNIVDMAMDAGSRSSGLSIWIVDYTLRRRDSAAVGQKPTSHGDENVAFHLNGRRLIPVNTYRYREEDWIEIEKVNGKYVERVSDRVGFSSIDLVNRVRDEIWELCDRYEELNPLVVFVGVLACDTT; encoded by the coding sequence ATGGACGGCACATTTCATTGCTTTTCTGACCTCCCCTGGGAGCTCAGGGACATGATCTGGAATTTCGCTCTTCGGCCTTCTGTTCCCGGCGTACACATCTTCAAACTCTACAATTCAAAGACAGATGACGGTGTTCACAAGAACATTAACGTGTCTAACCCTTACGATTATATTACTTTACGCCTTGCCGCTCCACAAAGCAACAAGTCATCTATTACCCGGAACCGCAATAATCCTTCCACATATCTCATCGACGGAGGCTTATGGACTGCTTGCAAAGAGTCTAGGCTCGTCATGAACCGCAAGTTTAATTGCCACAAGTGGAAGTCTTCGTTTGAAAATGGCATACTATTGCGTTCTGAGATAATAGAGACGAGGATGGATATGCCGGAGACAAGCTACTTCGTGTGTCGCAATGGGAATGCACACTTCTTTACTGTTTTCCCTCACAAAGACCTCTTTATCCTTCGACCTCAGAACCTGGAGACAATCAGCTGGGACAAATTTCATTTGGACATTGACCTTGGATCATATATGCGTGACTTCGGAGGGCTTCAAAACATCGCTTTGGAATACAACCCAGAATGGGGGTATGATATCGAAGACAATATCGTTGACATGGCCATGGACGCTGGCTCGCGTTCTTCCGGACTTAGCATCTGGATCGTCGACTACACCCTAAGGCGAAGAGATAGTGCGGCTGTTGGGCAGAAACCTACATCCCATGGGGATGAGAACGTGGCTTTCCATTTGAACGGCCGGCGGTTGATCCCGGTTAACACATATCGATATCGCGAAGAAGACTGGATTGAGATCGAGAAAGTGAATGGAAAGTACGTTGAAAGAGTCTCAGACAGGGTGGGGTTTAGCTCGATCGATCTTGTCAACCGCGTTCGTGATGAAATCTGGGAACTATGCGACAGGTATGAGGAGTTAAATCCATTAGTTGTATTTGTAGGAGTGCTTGCTTGCGACACTACCTAA